AACACATTCAACAACTCTGTTGTCTTTTACCAGATGTTCaccatgttttaaaaaccttttaagaTGCAGGAATAAGATTTCACTACTCCTGCTGATTTGCGTTTCTCTAGTACTCTCTCTATGTGCAAAGCATTGCGGACAAAACCACTTGTTTCCATCAGTTAGAATTTCCGGttctaaaaatttgctgacacaaGATTGGATTTTAGATGTCATTGGCAGTGTTAAAATGTCCTGCATTTCGACATTTACCGAGGTGCACAGGCAGGTGTTACAGCTTACGGACATTGAGATTTCAGTTGAGATTTTATCTGCAGCAATCGGGGAAAATCCCTTAAGGGCGTCCAAAACCACAAACAAAATCTCTGCTACATCTTGCTGAGTATTAAATTGGAAGTCCAGTTTCCCATCAGAGTGCATTTGACGTTCAAGGGCCCAGAGAAAATTCGAAGGGTCAACAGGTGACAATGATTGCTTCAGCTTCGCCATGTTAAGCGAAATAGACCTCGCAATAGGTGATAAATGAAACGATTCTGACCCACTCTGGCACCAGAGTGTTGGAATGGTACTTAATACTTGCAAAATGGCGTTGGCGTAACAACTGttgcctttgtttaaaaaaccgaTGTTTTTATAGACACTAATTGGTTgagtgtcatttttattttggctaacctTTTTAGATGGCCCCTTTCGGCGAGATGAAACACCCTTGGTCTCCACAATGGGCAAAGCCTGCTTGGATTTGGGTAATTGCATTAAGGAGTCAGTTGACCAAACATTGGATTCACGTGCCAGCCAGATACAAAAAGAAGACCTCATACTGATTTTACCGAGATCATTTGCAGTGGAATAAGCAAGTTTGTTGGTGAAACCCATTCTTTTTAAACAGGCAGTGGTGGTTCTTGCACAATATCCTCTTGCTCCTACTTCCACTGCGAAGAAATCAACTTGCCAGTCATTAACCATAATCACATTCATTAAACAGGATTATTTGGCAACTTTGGTGGAGTGCCAAGCATTCATGTTTTCCTCACATGGGCAAGTGAGTTCTACAATAATAACGCGCTTAAGGTCATTTGAATATAACACAAGGTCCGGTTTAAGCTCAGAAATGGCAATATGGCTAGGAAACACATAGTTCGAGTGTGTGTCAGCAACAATCTTCCAATCTTTGGTAAGGTGCAGTATACCTGACACTTTAGATTTTGTATGTGCCTTTGAACCGGCTCTCAGAAAggttattttttgacaatttttaggaGGTTCAGAAGGAAGCTCAAAAATGAACTTTTTCAAAGTTTCTACCAAATGGGTAAGTACAGAATCGTGTCTAAAGGTATATCTACCCTGGGAAAGAGCAGTTTTACAAGCACCAAGAATGTGAGCAGAAGTGCAAATTTCTTTGTGACATAGGAAACATGATGGttctgtatttattttccaCCTCCTTAGGTTACTTGGTGATGGCAGAACATCGTAAGTGGATTGCAGGCAGAAAGATAAGAGATTAGGAGGAGTTGCTAGGATGTTCTTCCATGAAAGATCAAACTTTACGTAGTTCTCCCATCTTGTCCATTGGCCCTGCACCTGAAGTTGCAGTGCCTTAGATAGATAGCTTTCCTCGTCAATCTCAGCCGATGTTTTTGCGATTAACTTTCTGTACTTGTGAGTGGTTTGTGGTGGTATTACTTCCACTTTACAAATGCCAAGACCGGTTCGTCCACGCTGTACAGGACCCCTTATGGTCTTGTACTTTAATTCACCCTCAGCTATGTTAACTGCATTGCTCACCTTCCAAGAACCTGCCTTTAAAGATGGATCGAGTGTTGACAGAATCGGATCTTTGGAGTGACGCAAAAGTAGGTGGCCGCTAATCTTTGCGG
The genomic region above belongs to Hydractinia symbiolongicarpus strain clone_291-10 chromosome 4, HSymV2.1, whole genome shotgun sequence and contains:
- the LOC130642341 gene encoding ubiquitin carboxyl-terminal hydrolase 2-like, encoding MVNDWQVDFFAVEVGARGYCARTTTACLKRMGFTNKLAYSTANDLGKISMRSSFCIWLARESNVWSTDSLMQLPKSKQALPIVETKGVSSRRKGPSKKVSQNKNDTQPISVYKNIGFLNKGNSCYANAILQVLSTIPTLWCQSGSESFHLSPIARSISLNMAKLKQSLSPVDPSNFLWALERQMHSDGKLDFQFNTQQDVAEILFVVLDALKGFSPIAADKISTEISMSVSCNTCLCTSVNVEMQDILTLPMTSKIQSCVSKFLEPEILTDGNKWFCPQCFAHRESTRETQISRSSEILFLHLKRFLKHGEHLVKDNRVVECVSLRDSLLQLPLVSDTDTMFNQNYSLLATINHSGTLTAGHYWAYVKDPATNSWYHCNDRAVCKCSPPILNNNSCYILCYVRC